The Phacochoerus africanus isolate WHEZ1 chromosome 3, ROS_Pafr_v1, whole genome shotgun sequence genome window below encodes:
- the LOC125121923 gene encoding spidroin-1-like, whose protein sequence is MKPGTNADPEAPTGQGGERGTGTGRGWGAQGREWIARKLQEEAEADLEQRKPSRWKQKAPNVGGGVLSAWEGRGVWPAPDAPCGLSSRGPGGAAAAAAAAGEGYGVSASPAGPRFGLGSRAGRRGGGERCPSPPSSAPASRGRAARSSQRGCCGGGGGVAGIRRGGAEGRAGGALPGRRRCARGAEVRPAPSARRRGRWVSVLLYAGHFLTRFSWVLLVIRVGFPQPGAPPRSRRLAGEGGWEGVRRVLAGRGAGFPGLAEGVEGPLRQRRDCPAGGPSRRAPSGLLEGPFALCPIVAHTFLTSPAPHSVSGD, encoded by the exons ATGAAGCCAGGGACAAACGCGGACCCAGAGGCTCCAACGGGCCAGGGAGGGGAACGGGGAACggggacggggcgggggtggggggcgcagggGAGAGAATGGATCGCCAGGAAACTACAGGAGGAAGCCGAGGCTGACTTAGAACAGCGAAAACCTTCCAGATGGAAACAGAAGGCGCCAAA CGTAGGGGGCGGAGTCTTGAGTGCGTGGGAGGGCCGAGGGGTGTGGCCTGCGCCTGACGCGCCCTGCGGCCTTTCCAGCcgggggccgggcggggcggcggcggcggcggcggccgcgggggAGGGGTACGGCGTCAGCGCGTCGCCGGCTGGGCCGC GCTTCGGGCTGGGGAGCCGCGCGGGCCGGCGGGGAGGCGGGGAgcgctgcccctcccctccctcctcggCGCCCGCCTCGCGGGGCCGCGCGGCTCGGAGTTCCCAGAGGGgctgctgcggcggcggcggcggcgtcgCGGGGATCCGGAGGGGCGGAGCTGAGGGCCGCGCGGGCGGTGCGCTTCCCGGGCGCAGGCGCTGCGCTCGCGGAGCAGAGGTCCGCCCCGCGCCCTCCGCCAGGCGCCGGGGCCGCTGGGTCTCAGTCCTCCTATACGCTGGCCATTTTCTGACTAGGTTTTCTTGGGTTCTCCTCGTCATTCGGGTCGGCTTCCCCCAGCCCGGCGCGCCGCCGCGGTCTCGTCGCTTGGCCGGGGAGGGCGGATGGGAGGGGGTGCGTCGCGTTCTCGCCGGGAGAGGGGCCGGGTTCCCGGGCTTGGCCGAAGGAGTCGAGGGACCTCTTCGCCAGCGACGGGACTGCCCGGCCGGTGGTCCCTCGCGCCGGGCGCCGTCAGGCCTTCTTGAAGGACCCTTTGCGCTCTGTCCCATTGTCGCCCACACTTTCCTGACCTCACCAGCCCCTCACTCTGTCAGCGGAGACTAA